The stretch of DNA CAGGTTTAACGTCTCGAAAGAAATATCGTACACTTGCCGCTTGGCGACGCTGGAAGATGCGGCAGAAATTGCGCTGTTATGGGCTAAGTTTGCCCATGAACGAGAAATGGCAGATCCAGCTTTATCGATTAAGTCTGACTTTAACTTCCAGGCTTATATCGTGCAACAGCTCAAACGTCCCCTGAGTTATGGATGGGTATTGGAAGATGCTCAGAAGACTCCGTCAATTGTGGGCTGTTTGTTGGTCTACTGTTATGATGAAGCACCGCCACCGAATTTGCCCCTAGAATGGCAATCTGAACATAAACTGAATAATCCGTTTAAGCCACGGCGTGTGGGTTCGGTTTTGGGACTCTACATTGAGCCGGAATACCGTAATCCGCAGACGATTCAATTGCTGACTGATGCAGCACTTGATAAGGCTTATGAGATGAAGGTGAGCCATTTGGATATCCTGGTTTCTGCCCAACAGACGGGGATGCAGGCGTTTTTGAATCGCTCTGGGTTTACGAAGCCGGCGGTGCAATATACGAGAGAGTTGGCGATTATTGATGAGGGTGAGTTGCCCATGAAAACATTGGAGGGTTTGCCAATTTATGCAAACCCGGTTCGCCATCCCCAGACTCAAGATTGGGTATTTGATCGCCAAGGCAATTTACTGGTTTGTCCGGTGGTTAAAGATGACACGGGTCAAGTGCTGGAATTACAAGGAATTCCCCAATTTTATCCTCCTGATTATGAATGGGTGAATGGAGAATTACGCTTGAAACAAGATGAACAAGGTAATTATGTCTTCTGTGATGTGGAGAGAGATAGGGAGGGCACCATTGTACTTTCTCCTGATGGTTTCCCCCTCTTTAAGCCAGCGAAAGTGATTTCTATGGCAGTGAATTAATTTATGTAGGGGTGAAAATTTTTTCGCCCCTACAGACTCTGCTACAGCGCTAAAATGGGGTCAAGTTTTCCTTGGGCATCAAGGTCATAAATACCGCTACAGTCGCCCACATACTTGTCGTCAACAAAGATTTGAGGGAGCGATCGCGGTCCACCCGTGCGCTTTACCATTCCATCCCGTGCATCTTCGTCTCCATCGATACAATGCTCAATATAGTCAACACCTTTACGGTTTAACAGGGCTTTGGCTCGCAGACAAAAGGGGCAAGTACTCCAAGTGTAAATTTCAACGTTAGGCATAATGGTTGTGGTTCTCCAAGGATCGAATTCCTTTACAATTCTATACAAAATTGGCGATCGCCCCAGGTAATATCAACTCTTTAGATGTTTGCGACAGATGATTGACACGGGGACTCGGAGACACGGGGACACGGGGATTGATGTGTAGCGTGATTTTTGGGATTTGACATAACGATTGCCGGAAGCACCCAAAACAAGATACGATGCTCCTTTGAGCTTATGAATATTGCTTAGTCTGAGGATTACTTCATCAGTGCGAAAGATAGTTTTAGCAGGTAACTGGAAAATGCACAAAACCCAGGCCGAGAGCCTAGAGTTTGTGCAAACATTTCTCTCTCAATTGGAACAAACCCCCGCACAACGAACCGTCGTTTTGTGCGCTCCCTTTACAGATCTAGGGATTCTGGCAGAAAAATTAAGGGACACTCGTGTCAATCTGGGCGCTCAGAATATTCACTGGGAAGACCAGGGTGCTTATACCGGTGAAATTTCGGGACCCATGCTGACGGAGATCGGAATACAGTATGTGGTCATTGGTCACAGCGAACGCCGGGAGTATTTTGGCGAAACGGATAAAACGGTAAATGCCCGTCTGAAAGCGGCTCAGAAACATGGGCTAATCCCCATTCTCTGTGTGGGAGAAACGGAAGCACAACGAGCGAATGGGGAAACAGAATCTCATATTAGTTCCCAATTGGATCTCGATTTAATCGGGATCGATCAAAGTCAATTGGTGATTGCCTATGAGCCAATTTGGGCAATTGGAACCGGAAAAACTTGTGATTCTAAGGAAGCCAACCGGGTGATTGGTTTGATTCGTTCTCAGCTCTCGAATCAGGATGTGCCGATTCAATATGGAGGTTCCGTTAAACCAGAAAATATTGATGAGATTATGGCCCAAACGGAAATTGATGGTGTTCTTGTTGGTGGTGCAAGTCTGGATGCAAAAGGGTTTGCCCGGATTGTCAATTACCAGTAATTCCATGGGTGAATTGCTGATGGCGTAGGGGTTGGTTGGCCAAGCCCCTAATACCATTTTCCTCTAAGCCTGCCATTCATCAGTCCTTGGGAGGCAAGGGGCACTTAGCCCCTTGTTAAGCGTCGCTTTATAAAAAATGCTATAAAACGTTAGGTTTGCTCAGGACAAAAAGATTATGGCTTGGATAGTGCGGGGACGCTCCTTTGATTGGGGAATGAAAACCTATATTATGGGAGTGTTGAATGTTACGCCAGATAGTTTTAGTGATGGAGGGCAGTTTAATCGTTTAGAAACGGCGATCGCCCACAGCCAATATTTAGTCGATCATGGGGTAGATGTGGTCGATATTGGTGGACAATCCACCCGCCCCGGTAGTCCTCAAATTTCCCTCAATGAGGAGTTAAATCGGGTGATTCCGGTCATTGAAGGCTTGCGAAATTTACCGGAACCCTATGGCACTATTCCTGTTTCCATTGATACGACGCGCTCCGAAGTCGCTAAGGCGGCGGTAGAGGCAGGTGCAGACTGGGTGAATGATATTTCAGGTGGAGATTTCGATAGCCAAATGTTGGCGACAGTCGCTCAACTGGGAGTCCCAATCATCTTAATGCATATGCGGGGGACTCCAGAAACGATGCAACAGTTGACCAACTATGAAGATTTAATGGGCGAAATTGTTGGGGTTTTAGGGGAGAAAATTCAGAAGGCTTTCAAGGCGGGAATCAAAGATATAATTATCGATCCGGGGATTGGCTTCGCCAAAACTTACGACCAAAATGTACAGATTTTGCGCCAGATTCCCAGACTGCGAGAACTGGGTTATCCAGTGTTAATTGGTGCATCTCGCAAGAGTTTTATCGGTCATATTTTAAACGAATCTGACCCGAAAAAACGGATTTGGGGTACAGCCGCCGCTTGTTGTGCAGCCATTTCTGGAGGTGCAGATATAGTGAGAGTCCACGATCTACCGCAGATGGTAGAAGTGTGTCGAGTTGCTGATGCGATTTATCGAGGTTCAATTAACAATTAACAATTTGGATATAATGTGGTAGTTTCCTTTGGTGGTACAATGAAGCGGGTTCAATGGCGATTAATATAAAAAACGGATTTTTCCAGAAAGAAGATGGACTTGATGCCCAAGAGTATGTAGATCTCGAACGTGCCTCATAGAATGGTTGATACAACTCCAAGGTCAAGTGGTTGGCTTAGATACAGCACTTCTAATATACTTCATTAAACAAAATGAAGCCTATTTGGAGTTGGTTCGTGCTTTTTTCATGCTATGAGTCAAGGTGAGTTTCAATTCGTCACATCTACGTTAACTTTAACAGAAGTTTTAGTCCATCTACTACGGCTAGGTAATAGGGAACTGGCTCAACAGTATCGCGAGATTATTCTTAATCAAGAGCATGGGAATTCCAGCCTCCATTAAATCGAGGGCAATACCGTATTCTGTCCCATCAAGTTGAATCCAAACTTTACCATTAATAATCTGAATATCCATCAAACATCCATGCATACGAGAACCATTCTTTTTCCAGCCATCAGACATGACAACATAGTGGTCTTGAGTCGTATCAAATACGGTTTTATTCTGAAGTTCTAAGATATCAGGATTAGCATATTGGCGAGTGGTAAATTCTGATAATAAAGTTTTGATAATAGTGCGGTATTGCTCTAGCTCGTCCATGATACAATTACCTCCTACTCTGAGTTAAAAACAAGTAACTTAAACCGACGATTTTCCAGCAGAACTTTACCAATTGACATCGATTCTTCAAAGAGATTGCTAAACACAACATCTCGGATGGCTAAGAAAAGTTATCGTTCTGGTTCAATTCTAGCCAGTAAATATTAGTAAAGGAATGCGATCGCCAATTTTGGCAAAAATCAGCACTCAGATCGCTCCCTGATGCTTTGTTCCGTTTCCAGGCGAGCTAGTGTAGTCGCTGCTTCGGCTAGATATAGAGCGGCTAGAGCGCGTTTTTTAGGATCTGTTTCTTCTTTGAGATCTTGGGTAAAAATTAAAATTCGATGACGATAAGCACGTATGGATTCTGAATCATTAATTGGATTAATATGGATACTCATAGGTCAAGGGGAAACTCTCTTATGCGAATATCTAAGAGTTGTTGCTCTGGTTCGAGGTAGATAAACCGAACTTCCAGTAGTTCATTTGCTCCTAGGGTAACATCTTGAGAGGTTTCTGGAGGGTTGACAGATTCATGAAAAGCAATGGCTGTATACTGCCCAGGAGGAAGATCGGGGAACTGAGCATCTGCCCAACGCCAGTTAACGGGTTTTTGGCTGATCAGGGTTCCGTCTTGTTGAATGATCGCCACAAAGAGGGTTCCTTGATGAGAAGCCATAGCGTAACCTTCTTGATTGCGAATCGTGATAAAAATATCTGACATGGAGACAATGACTACGCTTTGATTTAATTTAACCACAGAGGCACGGAGAAAGACAGAGAGCTTTTAAATCTAACTCGGTAAAGGAAGGTCATCGCTACCGCAAACGCCTCCCTCTACAATGAAGCATATCGTCTTCAGAATAAAAATTTAGCTAAAATATGGCTGTATTCTCAAGCCTCGGAAGTCATGACTTCAACTCAATATCAACTCTCCCTCAACTTTGAGCAAGTTTTAACCTTGATTAAACAAATGTCTGAGGTGGAAAAACGACAATTACATCAAGAATTAGCCCAAGAATTATTAGATCATCAATCCAATCAATGGCCAGATATTATCTTATCCTACGAAGGCATATCTGACTTTCCTGCATTTGAGTCTTATCGTGACGAACTGATTCCACTGTGTGAAATGGATTTATTTTAATGCGCTATTTACTCGATACTTGCGTCATCAGCGACTTTATTAAAGGCGAAGTGGGTACTCAAATTCGACTCAAGCAAACCCCACCGGCTGATATTGCTGTCTCTGTCATTACGGTGATGGAGTTACGCTACGGGTTAGCTCTCAATCACCAACGGGCACAAAAAGTCGAACCGGCGATCGCTAGTTTTCTAGCTTCTGTTACCATTCTTCCTTTGAATCAGCCAGAAGCAGAACAAGCAGCGCAGATTAGGGCGATGCTGAAAACTCAAGGTCAGCCGATAGGTGCTTATGATATCTTGATTGCAGCAACTGCTCTGCATCATAATCTACTCATGGTGACAGCGAACCAACGAGAATTCGATCGCGTCTCTGGACTGCAAACAGAAAACTGGCGGGGATTTTAGCACATGGGGATGATGTCTAGCCTGGGAATCGCTCGCATCGTAACCAGTGGGCAAGCTACAGTTAGTGACGATTGATCGGTATTAAAGATCGAGTGGGTATCGCGCCCTGGGGGAGATAGAAGCATTATGGACACAAATGAAGCGTATCGCATAGCCCAAGAGCGGATAGCAGCAGCACAGCAGGAAAAGGCAACCGAGCTGGATTTGAGTAATTTGGGGTTGACTGAAGTGCCGGAGGCGATCGCGCAACTGACCAATTTGCAGACGCTTTGCCTCGATAAAAACCAAGTGAGTCATCTGCCAGAGGCGATCGCTCAACTAAGTAATTTGCAGCAACTTAAACTCCATCACAACCAACTGAGTCACCTGCCAGAGGAGATCGCTCAACTAACTAATTTGCGGGAGCTTAACCTCTCTGATAACCAACTGAGTCACCTGGTTGAGGAGATAGGTCAACTAACTAATTTGCAGCGGCTTTACCTCCATCACAACCAACTGAGTCACCTGCCAGTCGAAACCGGCTTTTTCGATCGCCCCGAAGCTATCTCGATTAAAGTGAAACTCACGCTCTGGTGCGAACATTCGCGCCAACCCCTCCCCAAAATCAACGCCCAATACTCTCAAAACCCCAAAGACCAAGAAAAAGGAGTCTATATCCTCGAATTCCCTCGCGAGTGGTTGGCCAGAGCCACCCCTTACCTGACTGCTGTCACTCGCACCGTTGGATTAATAGTCCCCGTTGTTTCCTCAGCCGGGAAGTTCTTAATGGACGATATCTATAACGAGATGCCAAAAGAATGGCTGTTTGCTCAAAAAAGCATCGAAGCGTCCATGAAAGCAGGAGAGATGGCTCTAGACTCTGCCAGTCAAGGCAACGATCCCGGTCTCGAACGGGGAAGGGCGATCAATTCTCATGGCCCCATCCTGCGACAGCTTCACAGTTTCCTCAAAGAAAAAGACCCCACATTTGGCTCTTTAGTGCGCGTGCAAGATCGGCAACAAAAATACTTTTGGGTTCACAAGAAGTATGTCGATGAGTATTAACGTTCAGTGGACATTGATCCAACGGACTGAAGATGAAAGTTAATCGTTACCTTGAATACAAGCTATTTCTGCTTCTTCTAAAGCTTGGCTACTTCCCACTTGCCAAGAGCGCTTAATGGCAGTGGGAATGATTTCTGTGAGGTTGATCTGGGGAAACAGAGGGCTGGTTTTCGAGGCTGTATAGTGCCCATTTTCTTCGAGCAGATAGATGGTGAGATGTTGACCATCATACACCCAGAGTTCTGGAACGGCGATCGCCTCATACGCCGCTAAGGGAGTCCGAGAGGTAATATCGATTTCAATGGCTAAGTCCGGAGCAGGATCGCCCGTTTGCAGGCGACGGCGATTAATGATACGCTCATAATTCTGAATATAAAAGCAAGCATCCGGCTCAACTCCTGCGATTCCTTCCTGTTTAAATGTGGTCGATCCGAACGATTCAAAGCGCCTGCCTGCTTTGCGGAGTAAGGTTTTCACCAGATCGGTAATCAGTTCTTTGGGTCGTTCGTGTTCCGGTAGAGGAACTATAATCTCTAATGTCCTCTGACTATAGATTAATCTGGCACTGCGATGTTCGCCCCATTCGTGTAAAATTTGTTCAAACTCCTGCCAACTGACTCCAGGAATGGTTACCATACTTCCAGGAGCGATATGAATTTGATGGATAGGTTGAGTAAAGGCAACAGTTGCAGTCAATGCGATCGCCCCTTGAGTTGAAACCGAACATCGATCCAAATTGTTTGGCTCTCAACTATACTATAACGTTGACCGATAAAATGGTTGTCATGGCGACCCCAGGGAAGCTATCTCTCAAACAAGGTTCATGATAGTTGATCGATGAAGGGACTGAAAAAATTGCCTCCTCTGGGCAACGTCATTAAAATTCTGGGCATCAATCTGGTTTTGATGTTCCTCTTGCTAGAGGGAGTGTGTTTAGGCTTTTATGCAGCTCAACATCAGCAACTCTATTATGGGCGATCGCCGGATAATTCAGACAACCCAGAAGACAATCCCATCAACCTCGATCAACAAGGGATTCGCTTAGAAGAGAATATCACCGAAATTTTACATCCCTTTTTGGGCTATATTGCTAAACCCGGTACAGGGTTTGGCGGCTTTGAATTTCAGTCTGTTTTTAATGCCAACAATTATGGTTTAGTTTCTCAACTGAATTATCCCTACATTCGGCAAAATCCAAATCAGGTGCTGGTGGGCATTTTTGGCGGCTCCGTTGCCACATTCTATTACATGAATGAAATTGAAAATCCTACCCTTGCCCGAACCCTGAACAATTTACCCGAATTTGCCAATAAGGAAATTGTCCTCTTAAATTTTTCCCAAGGGGGATATAAGCAACCGCAACAACTCCTGGCGCTGAATTACTTTTTATCCCAAGGGCAAGAGCTGGATCTAGCCATCAACATTGATGGGTTTAATGAAGTCGCGATCGCCAACAATAATATCGAGAAAGAAATCGCACCCTCCATGCCGAGCGCTCTACAAGTCATGCCCCTAGTTCAGTTAGCCAATAATAACCTCTCTACAGAACAAATGAAAATCATGTTAGAGGTGATTGGAATTAAGGACAAACTCAAAAATAGCTTGCAAGGGCAACAAGATTGTGTGTTAGCGTTATGCTACTTCTGGGAACAGATACGCTCAACTGTTTTAATCCGGAACTATTACGATCGCCTAGAAGACTTTGACGATAAACGTAAAAAATCTGCCACTCCCGATGAATCGTTAATTTATCTCCAACCCTGGGAAAGCCAAGGCACGGAAAGCGATTACGAAAGCATGGCCCAGATTTGGATACAGTCTTCTTTAGCTATGTCTTCCGTTCTTCAAGCCCGAAATATTCCCTATTTTCATATTCTACAGCCCAATCAATATTATCCCACAGAGCGCCAGTTTAGTGCGGAAGAACAACAGCAATTCGCCCCCGAAAATAATAGGCGTAATCCTTATCTTGATGGTGTACAGTTGGGTTATCCCTATCTGCTCCAAGCCAGCCAAGAGTTATTAGATAATGGGATCTATTTTTTTAATGGAGTTACTGCTTTTGATGGCGAGCCAGATACGGTTTATATTGATACTTGTTGCCATTATAATCAAACCGGAAGAAATATTTTTGCCAATTTTGTCGCCAGTCAAATTGCGCTTACCCTCAGTCCACCAAATCTTCAGTAATCATGCTTAAGTTTGAGCCAAAATGGATTAAAGTCATCTTGATTAATATGGGCAGTGTTTTGCTGTCTTTAGAACTGCTGTCCCTAGGGTTTTATGGACTGAAAATGCAGCAATGGTTTTATACTCGTTCCCCAGAATCAAAACAAACCTATGAGGCAGTTCATGAAATAGGAAATACGGGAGTCAATTTAGATGAAAGTTTACTGTTGAGATTACATCCTTATTTTGGCTATACTGATTTTAAGCCAGAAGAGCCGACCATTAATAATTATCAATTTGGTTCGCTAAGGGATTATCCTGTGCTGAAACAGAACGAGCGCCAGTACATCATTGGTATTTTTGGCGGATCGGTGGCGCTGGCGATCGCCAACACGGAAGCGCAGTATCAAATTGTTACCAATACCCTCCAGCAACTCCCTCAATTTGCTGACAAAGAAATCATCGTCTTAAATTTTGCCCAAGGAGGCTATAAACAACCCCAGCAACTCTTAGTCTTTAACTATTTCTTATCCCTGGGGCAACGCTTCGATATGGTGATTAATATTGATGGCTTTAATGAAGTCGCTTTATCGAGCCTTAATTATCCCGAAAATGTTCATTTATCCCTACCCAATGCTTCCTTGATGAAAGCATTAGTTAATCTGGGAAACCATCAATTCTCTGCCAAAGATCTAGAAATAGCAATTAAAAACCGTGAATATAACGCTACCCTTCGCAAAATCCAAAATCGACAAAATTCTTGTTGGTTTGCCCTCTGTTATATTAGCCAACAGTTCCATTATCAACTGCTACGTCGAGACTATCAACAGTTTTTAAGCCAACAGGAACAAAAGACATCAGAAACCGTTGTCTTAGCTCCTATCTCTAATGCCTTTAGCCTATTTTATCTCAATCCTCCCGATCCAGATACTACGGCTAAAACCCTCTATCCTAAAATTGCCCAAACCTGGGTCAATAGCTCGATTTTAATGGATCAAACCCTAACCAGTCAAAATGGACTATACTTCCATTTCTTACAACCGAATCAATATTATCCCACCCAACGCCAGTTTACTCCTGAAGAACAAAAACAAGCAATTAATCCCGAACAAATTTATGCCCAAGGAGTGCAACAAGGTTACCCCATATTAATGGCAGCTCTTACCCAACTACAAAACAATCAGGTGAATATTTTTAATGCAGCAACGGTTTTTGATGCTGAATCTCAACCTGTATATAGCGATGATTGCTGCCATTATAATCTTCTCGGTAATCAGATTTTTTCCCAATTTATCGCTAACCGTATTGTCGAAACCTTGCAAGCAGAGCAAAGCTCTACAACAGCTCAAACCAAATCAAAGAACTTAGCGATAAATAACCCATAGAAGACAAAAAATAATAATCCTTCCCATTGGGTAATGTGTTTATCTTGGGTAACCGTATAAAATAAAAGCGTTCCGGCAGCAAAAAAAGGTAATCCAATAATCAGTAAATCGTGGTTAATTTCTAATTCCGCAATTAATCCTGGAATACCCATCACCACCAACGAATTAAAAATATTAGAGCCAACCACATTTCCTAATGCCATTTCTGCATTGCCTTTACGGGCAGCATTTAAACTGACGATTAATTCAGGTAACGAAGTCCCTAATGCTACGGCACTGACGGCGATAATATGTTTGCCTATGTTTAAAGCTTCCGAGATTTGGGTAACGGATTCAATGGTGAAAACTGCACCAAAATATAACCCAAAACAACTGGTGACTAGAACCAGAGCTTCTTTAATAGGAAAGGTTTGAGGATTAGGGTTGTCCGTATCTTCTTCCGTACGATGGCTGAGGGTATAGAAGAGGTAAACGATATATCCAAGGATGCAAAAAATGGCTTCACCATGGGAAAATTGCTCATTAATGACAGCGAGGATGAGCAGTAGGGCAGAGCCTAACAGTAGGGGTAAGTCAACTTTGGTTAGGTCGTATTCTAGGATTAAGCCTTTACTAAAAACGGCAGCTACGCCAACAATGAGAAAAATATTGGCAATGTTTGATCCTAAGACATTACCGAAGACAATTTCTGAGGAGTTATCGAAAACGGCAACGAGAGAAGAGAGGAGTTCTGGTAGAGAAGTACCAACAGATAATAATAATACTCCTACAATAAAGGAAGGTAATCGGAAAAATAAGCCTAAAACTTCGGCTGAGTCGGTAAAAAAGTCAGAGGATTTAATTAACGCGGCTAAACTAATAATAAAAACCAGAGACCACAGCAAAATTACAGATGTCATAGAGTGAAGAATTCAACAAAGAAAAGTGAGGAACCCTCCGGATCGGGGTTAATAATGATCCAATCCGGCTGATGATTGGGACAAATTTTAATAATATTTCAATAATACTTTAAAATAGTCTTAATGAATAAGAAGAAGGATGGGCTATCTGATGATACACAACATCCTTCGCAATCCGGGTCTTCTATGGCAGTCTAAGCCTCATCGTAGGGTTCCATATCTAACAAATAGAGATAGGGTTGAACAATATCTACCATTTCTGGACGCTGGAAGGCGATCGCCCGCAATAGATGCCAGTCCCTTAACCCCTCAAAGGCATTACTATATTCATCTTTCTCCAAACGGGTCGCAAGCAGGGTAACATCTTCTGAAGTCATCTTAGAAATTGCCTGCTTGGAGATGGTGATCATTGCCATAGTTGAGCCTCCCATTGCACCGTCTGTGTATCAACCCTATCTTATCCCATTTAGATCTCAGATTGAATCCCATCAGATTGCACTATGGTTCACGTTTAGGCTAAGTTCCGGCCATCGTCTCCTGAGACTGTTCTTCTGAGATTTCTGCTAAGAGGTTCTCACCCTTCAGCATCCGTTGAGCCGCTTCTAACAGAGCTTCCTCTAAGTACGGCTTCGTGAAATATCCCTTCGCTCCCAAGGAAGCAGCATGTTGTTGATACTTAGACGCACCCCGTGAGGTGAGCATTGCCATGGGAATTTCCTTGAGAATATCATCACCCTGGAGACGCTCCAACAACTCCAAACCATTCAGTTTCGGCATCTCAATATCACAGAAAATCATGTCACAAGGTAGACCCGCTCGTAATTTCTCCCAAGCATCTAAACCATTCCGAGCCTGTTCTACCCGATATCCAGACTTCACAAATGTCATCGATAACAGCTCGCGTACTGTAATTGAATCATCGACAATTAATACCGTCGGCTCAGACTTGTCAATGGGTTCGGGTTCTGGGGGAACCACTTCTTCCCACATGCGAGAATCTCGTCGAGAACGACCCATGGATAGATCGATTAACTCTAGCACATCGGCGATCGGCATAATCCGACCATCCCCCAGTACCGTCGCTCCCGCGACACCCACCGGTTTAGGAATGGGCCCCTCTAACTGCTTGATTACAATTTCCTGCTCTCCTAAAACCTGATCCACTTGAAGCGCCAAATACTGACCTGCACTGCGCAAAATCACAATCGAGATAATGTCATCGTCCGCCGAACCTCCAAACACCCGTCCTCGGCCAATTGTCCGGTTATACTGCAATAATTCTGCTAGGGGTCGGAACGGTAGTTCAGTATCCCGCCATTTAATGCAATGGACACCGTCCTTATTGGCGTAAACCCGATCCTTCGGCACATCTAACATATCTTCCACCCCATCCATCGGGAAGGCAACCCTTGCATGGTTACTAATACAACAGAGTGCTTTAGAAATACTCAAGGTTAACGGCAGACGAATGGTAAAGGTTGTCCCTTGTCCTTCTGTTGAATCTGTTGTGATCACCCCGCGAATTTCTCGCAGCGCCACTCGCACCACATCCATCCCCACGCCTCGACCCGCAAAATTATCTGCCTTATCTTTGGTACTGAACCCAGGATGGAAGAGCAAATCATAGATATCTAAGCGGGACATTGATTCTGCTTCTTTGGGTGTAATCAAACCTTTTTCCAGAGCTTTAGACTTCACCCGCTCCGTATTAATCCCTGCGCCATCATCAGAAACTGAAATCACCGTTTGGTTCCCTTGGTGGAAGGCTCTAACGGTAATTTTGCCCACCCCTGGTTTACCTAATTTCTTACGCTTCTCGGGGGTTTCAATCCCGTGGGTCATGGCATTATTGATCAGGTGAGTCATCGGATCGAATAACTGCTCCTGAATCATTTTGTCGATTAACGTATCTTTTCCTTCAATATGAATTTCTGCCTGCTTATTCAAACCTGTAGCAATGCGGCGTACTGCTCCGGGTAGACGGTCCGCCGTTTGTGCAAAGGGAACCATTCGCGTGCGCGTTAACCCTTCTTGTAATTGGGTGGTGACCTGGCGGAATTGACGAGTGACTTGATCGTTTTCTTCAACGATAAACTCGATGTCGGAGGAAGATTCCCGTACTCGGACAATCAGCTCAATGGTTTCTTGGGAAAGGGTATGGAAGGGAGTAAAGCGATCCATTTCAATGTGATCCCAACCATCGTTTTGATTGGAATCTCCTGAGCCATTGCCAGGGGAGAAAGCAGAACGATGGCCATGGCGAGAACTGAGTAAGGCGGATTCTAGAAGACTTCGCTCGTAGAGATCTCGCATTTTACCCCCCACATCGCTCAGTTGCTGTACCAAATACAGTAAGTTATCTAGACATTGGCGCAGTCGTTCTTGGTTCTGCTCTAGGCTATTGCGGTTAACGACCAATTCCCCAACTAAGTTACTGAGATTATCGAGTTGTTTGATGGGAACCCGCATATTCTGCTCAACTCGTTTGGCGGCTTTCGGCGATCGCGCCGTTGTCGCATTAGCCGTTGGTGGCCCCCCTAATGCCTGATCTGCATCCGCTAACAAATCTTCTAGATCATCAAATTCCCCTTCAGTCGTTTCCAGAGTTTCCGCAGGTGTACGACTGACCTCTTGTCGTAGAGATGGACTTGGTAAAGTCACTGGCTCATCTAAAAATGTCTCTAATTGGGTAAAGATTTCGATATTTTCACGCTGCTTCTGGTCTTCTCCCAAAAAAGCTTCTAACTCTTGCCACTGTCGAGAAGATGAATCTACAGGATTTAAATCATCACCAAAATCCAAACTCTCCAAT from Roseofilum reptotaenium CS-1145 encodes:
- the tpiA gene encoding triose-phosphate isomerase, which codes for MRKIVLAGNWKMHKTQAESLEFVQTFLSQLEQTPAQRTVVLCAPFTDLGILAEKLRDTRVNLGAQNIHWEDQGAYTGEISGPMLTEIGIQYVVIGHSERREYFGETDKTVNARLKAAQKHGLIPILCVGETEAQRANGETESHISSQLDLDLIGIDQSQLVIAYEPIWAIGTGKTCDSKEANRVIGLIRSQLSNQDVPIQYGGSVKPENIDEIMAQTEIDGVLVGGASLDAKGFARIVNYQ
- a CDS encoding leucine-rich repeat domain-containing protein, coding for MDTNEAYRIAQERIAAAQQEKATELDLSNLGLTEVPEAIAQLTNLQTLCLDKNQVSHLPEAIAQLSNLQQLKLHHNQLSHLPEEIAQLTNLRELNLSDNQLSHLVEEIGQLTNLQRLYLHHNQLSHLPVETGFFDRPEAISIKVKLTLWCEHSRQPLPKINAQYSQNPKDQEKGVYILEFPREWLARATPYLTAVTRTVGLIVPVVSSAGKFLMDDIYNEMPKEWLFAQKSIEASMKAGEMALDSASQGNDPGLERGRAINSHGPILRQLHSFLKEKDPTFGSLVRVQDRQQKYFWVHKKYVDEY
- a CDS encoding calcium/sodium antiporter, yielding MTSVILLWSLVFIISLAALIKSSDFFTDSAEVLGLFFRLPSFIVGVLLLSVGTSLPELLSSLVAVFDNSSEIVFGNVLGSNIANIFLIVGVAAVFSKGLILEYDLTKVDLPLLLGSALLLILAVINEQFSHGEAIFCILGYIVYLFYTLSHRTEEDTDNPNPQTFPIKEALVLVTSCFGLYFGAVFTIESVTQISEALNIGKHIIAVSAVALGTSLPELIVSLNAARKGNAEMALGNVVGSNIFNSLVVMGIPGLIAELEINHDLLIIGLPFFAAGTLLFYTVTQDKHITQWEGLLFFVFYGLFIAKFFDLV
- a CDS encoding type II toxin-antitoxin system VapC family toxin gives rise to the protein MRYLLDTCVISDFIKGEVGTQIRLKQTPPADIAVSVITVMELRYGLALNHQRAQKVEPAIASFLASVTILPLNQPEAEQAAQIRAMLKTQGQPIGAYDILIAATALHHNLLMVTANQREFDRVSGLQTENWRGF
- the isiD gene encoding protein IsiD; protein product: MAMITISKQAISKMTSEDVTLLATRLEKDEYSNAFEGLRDWHLLRAIAFQRPEMVDIVQPYLYLLDMEPYDEA
- the folP gene encoding dihydropteroate synthase, whose amino-acid sequence is MAWIVRGRSFDWGMKTYIMGVLNVTPDSFSDGGQFNRLETAIAHSQYLVDHGVDVVDIGGQSTRPGSPQISLNEELNRVIPVIEGLRNLPEPYGTIPVSIDTTRSEVAKAAVEAGADWVNDISGGDFDSQMLATVAQLGVPIILMHMRGTPETMQQLTNYEDLMGEIVGVLGEKIQKAFKAGIKDIIIDPGIGFAKTYDQNVQILRQIPRLRELGYPVLIGASRKSFIGHILNESDPKKRIWGTAAACCAAISGGADIVRVHDLPQMVEVCRVADAIYRGSINN
- a CDS encoding Uma2 family endonuclease, with translation MTATVAFTQPIHQIHIAPGSMVTIPGVSWQEFEQILHEWGEHRSARLIYSQRTLEIIVPLPEHERPKELITDLVKTLLRKAGRRFESFGSTTFKQEGIAGVEPDACFYIQNYERIINRRRLQTGDPAPDLAIEIDITSRTPLAAYEAIAVPELWVYDGQHLTIYLLEENGHYTASKTSPLFPQINLTEIIPTAIKRSWQVGSSQALEEAEIACIQGND
- the grxC gene encoding glutaredoxin 3 codes for the protein MMPNVEIYTWSTCPFCLRAKALLNRKGVDYIEHCIDGDEDARDGMVKRTGGPRSLPQIFVDDKYVGDCSGIYDLDAQGKLDPILAL
- a CDS encoding XisI protein, with the translated sequence MDELEQYRTIIKTLLSEFTTRQYANPDILELQNKTVFDTTQDHYVVMSDGWKKNGSRMHGCLMDIQIINGKVWIQLDGTEYGIALDLMEAGIPMLLIKNNLAILLSQFPIT